One stretch of Stigmatella aurantiaca DNA includes these proteins:
- a CDS encoding sigma-54-dependent Fis family transcriptional regulator, producing the protein MPTAPHDVTQDGERDRLQQERDFYRNLLELGARDSLEPFLEEALALSASMSGAKRGYIELLEDQQHEGPPRFWMAHGCYDEEVEEIRATFSRGVIAEALATGQTIVTESAMRDPRFGSRHSVRRNRSEAVLCAPIGASPTLGVVYLQDRHQPGPFSEEDRKRLEIFARYLATFAERLLTLHRQREAADATQPFRGRLRAEGVIGRSPTLARVLEQVSLVAPLDVNVLLTGPSGTGKTQLARVIHDNSPRAARPFLELNCAALPETLVESELFGVLPGAHSTASRKVEGKVAAAEGGTLFLDEVGDLPLTSQAKLLQLLQSREYYPLGGTRPQRADVRILAATNVDLRAAVARKTFREDLLYRLEVLPIRLPALAERPEDLPDLAEHFCALACEQHHLPRLRLSPGALRAVEAAEWPGNVRELGHKVQAAVIRAAGEGASRIERRHLFPEARGAAAQEPGPLTFQEATQRFQAQLLLKTLEDTAWNITEAAGKLELSRSHIYNLIAAFGLERRKP; encoded by the coding sequence GTGCCCACCGCCCCCCATGACGTGACGCAGGACGGCGAGCGCGACAGGCTTCAGCAGGAACGGGACTTCTACCGGAACCTCCTCGAGTTGGGGGCCCGGGACTCCCTCGAACCTTTCCTCGAAGAAGCCCTCGCGCTCAGCGCGAGCATGTCCGGTGCGAAGCGCGGCTACATCGAGCTGCTGGAAGACCAGCAGCACGAGGGGCCCCCCCGCTTCTGGATGGCGCACGGCTGTTACGACGAGGAGGTGGAGGAGATTCGCGCCACGTTCTCGCGCGGCGTCATCGCCGAGGCGCTCGCCACCGGGCAGACCATCGTCACCGAGTCGGCGATGAGGGACCCGCGCTTCGGCTCGCGCCACAGCGTGCGGCGCAACCGCAGCGAGGCGGTGCTGTGCGCCCCCATCGGCGCGAGCCCCACCCTGGGCGTGGTGTACCTCCAGGACCGGCACCAGCCCGGCCCCTTCTCCGAGGAGGACCGGAAGCGGCTGGAAATCTTCGCCCGGTACCTCGCCACCTTCGCCGAGCGGCTGCTCACCCTGCACCGCCAGCGCGAGGCGGCCGATGCCACGCAGCCCTTCCGGGGCCGGCTGCGCGCCGAGGGCGTCATCGGCCGGAGCCCCACGCTCGCCCGGGTGCTGGAGCAGGTGTCGCTCGTGGCGCCGCTGGACGTGAACGTGCTGCTCACGGGGCCCTCGGGCACGGGCAAGACGCAGCTGGCGCGCGTCATCCACGACAACAGCCCGCGCGCCGCGCGCCCCTTCCTGGAGCTCAACTGCGCGGCGCTGCCCGAGACGCTCGTGGAGAGCGAGCTGTTCGGCGTGCTGCCCGGCGCGCACTCCACCGCCTCGCGCAAGGTGGAGGGCAAGGTGGCCGCCGCCGAGGGGGGCACGCTCTTCCTGGACGAAGTGGGGGACTTGCCGCTCACCTCCCAGGCCAAGCTGCTGCAGCTGCTCCAGTCCCGGGAGTACTACCCGCTCGGGGGCACCCGGCCCCAGCGCGCCGACGTGCGGATTCTGGCCGCCACCAACGTGGACCTGCGCGCCGCGGTGGCCCGGAAAACCTTCCGCGAGGACCTGCTCTACCGGCTGGAGGTGCTGCCCATCCGGCTGCCCGCGCTGGCCGAGCGGCCCGAGGACCTGCCGGACCTGGCCGAGCACTTCTGCGCCCTGGCGTGCGAGCAGCACCACCTGCCCAGGCTCCGGCTGTCGCCCGGGGCGCTCCGGGCGGTGGAGGCCGCGGAGTGGCCCGGCAACGTGCGCGAGCTGGGGCACAAGGTGCAGGCGGCCGTCATCCGCGCGGCGGGGGAGGGGGCCTCCCGCATCGAGCGGCGGCACCTGTTCCCCGAGGCCCGGGGCGCCGCGGCGCAGGAGCCCGGGCCGCTCACCTTCCAGGAGGCCACGCAGCGCTTCCAGGCGCAGCTGCTTCTCAAGACGCTGGAAGACACGGCGTGGAACATCACCGAGGCGGCGGGCAAGCTGGAGCTGTCGCGCTCGCACATCTACAACCTCATCGCCGCCTTTGGCCTCGAACGGAGGAAGCCCTGA
- a CDS encoding RCC1 domain-containing protein encodes MQSLSRQRGGEPKTKTRRLLPWMGLCLLAGCGWADSPPGPDAFAPAPGVHAPKRLPFRSTRRATPMQALGLGGMAAMAACGFHAMALRGARTGGGLGARQEGTSEHRATPMQAADQRGVRAVAGGYQYSLAVHTDGTVWACGSNSAGQLGHGTPSAHAQPGWIPGLTGVVGVAAGGSHALAVRADGTVWAWGNNGYGQLGDGSTTHRATPVQVRGLSGVVAVAGGYMHSLALGADGTVWAWGFNDYGQLGEGSTLHQATPVRVPGLSGVVSVAAGGFHSLALGADGTVWAWGNNGFGQLGEGRSTQRARPAPVEGLGSVVAVAGGFYHSLAVRAGGTLWAWGNNYSGQLGNGSFSSRAQPAPVEGLGPVVSAAAGGMHSLAVLADGTVWTWGRNEEGQLGNGLTQERSRPVQVPGLQSDGAVAGGFYHSLAVHRGGALQAWGLNDLGQLGDRPEPDAPSPAARWIQGNTRAAFTSQ; translated from the coding sequence ATGCAAAGCCTGTCCCGTCAGCGTGGTGGGGAGCCCAAGACGAAGACGCGGAGGCTCCTGCCGTGGATGGGGCTCTGCCTGCTCGCCGGCTGTGGGTGGGCGGACTCGCCGCCGGGGCCGGACGCCTTCGCCCCCGCGCCCGGGGTGCACGCCCCGAAGCGCCTGCCGTTCCGCTCCACCCGCCGCGCCACGCCGATGCAGGCGCTGGGGCTGGGGGGGATGGCCGCCATGGCCGCCTGTGGCTTCCACGCGATGGCGCTCCGGGGCGCGCGCACCGGCGGCGGGCTGGGCGCGCGCCAGGAGGGGACGTCCGAGCACCGCGCCACGCCCATGCAGGCGGCGGATCAACGCGGGGTGAGGGCGGTGGCGGGCGGCTACCAGTACTCGCTGGCGGTGCACACGGACGGCACCGTCTGGGCGTGCGGCTCCAACAGCGCGGGGCAGCTTGGCCACGGCACCCCGTCGGCCCACGCCCAGCCGGGGTGGATTCCGGGGCTCACCGGCGTGGTGGGCGTGGCGGCCGGGGGCTCGCACGCGCTGGCGGTGCGCGCGGACGGCACCGTGTGGGCCTGGGGCAACAACGGCTATGGCCAGCTCGGCGATGGGAGCACCACCCACCGCGCCACGCCGGTGCAGGTGCGCGGGCTCTCCGGCGTGGTGGCGGTGGCGGGGGGCTACATGCACTCGCTGGCCCTGGGCGCGGACGGCACCGTGTGGGCCTGGGGCTTCAATGACTATGGCCAGCTTGGCGAGGGCTCCACGCTCCACCAGGCCACGCCGGTGCGGGTGCCCGGGCTCTCCGGCGTGGTGTCCGTGGCGGCCGGGGGCTTCCACTCGCTGGCCCTGGGCGCGGACGGCACCGTGTGGGCCTGGGGCAACAACGGCTTCGGCCAGCTCGGCGAGGGGCGCTCCACCCAGCGCGCGCGGCCCGCCCCGGTGGAGGGCCTGGGCTCGGTGGTGGCGGTGGCCGGTGGCTTCTACCACTCGCTGGCGGTGCGGGCGGGGGGCACGCTCTGGGCCTGGGGCAACAACTACAGCGGCCAGCTCGGCAACGGCTCCTTCTCCTCCCGCGCGCAGCCCGCCCCCGTGGAGGGGCTGGGGCCGGTGGTGAGCGCGGCGGCCGGCGGCATGCACTCGCTGGCGGTGCTGGCCGACGGCACCGTGTGGACCTGGGGCCGCAACGAGGAGGGCCAGCTCGGCAACGGGCTCACCCAGGAGCGCTCACGGCCGGTGCAGGTGCCCGGGCTCCAAAGCGACGGGGCGGTGGCCGGCGGCTTCTACCACTCGCTGGCGGTGCACCGGGGCGGGGCCCTCCAGGCCTGGGGCCTCAACGACTTGGGCCAGCTGGGAGACCGTCCGGAGCCGGACGCCCCCAGCCCCGCGGCCCGGTGGATTCAGGGAAACACGCGCGCGGCCTTCACGTCGCAGTAG
- the rsmG gene encoding 16S rRNA (guanine(527)-N(7))-methyltransferase RsmG encodes MDNVRFMDQLQRGCEALGVSVGEDVGPRLQRLMGELLKWNAKVNLTAITAPEEVLEKHFLDSLAVLPEVEGATSLLDLGAGAGFPGLPLKLARPALAVTLVDAVGKKVGFLKAAIAVLGLKEARGLHLRAEGGPEREGIPRAEVLIARAFMDLPDWLALAPAYVQPGGRVVAMLGKAQPESELTARATERGLRVVSSRQYRLPFSGAERQVAVFSQA; translated from the coding sequence GTGGATAACGTGCGGTTCATGGATCAGCTTCAGCGGGGCTGCGAGGCTCTGGGGGTGAGCGTGGGTGAGGACGTGGGGCCGCGGCTCCAGCGGCTCATGGGCGAGCTGCTCAAGTGGAACGCGAAGGTGAACCTGACCGCCATCACCGCGCCGGAGGAGGTGCTGGAGAAGCACTTCCTCGACTCGCTGGCGGTGCTGCCCGAGGTGGAGGGCGCCACCTCCTTATTGGACCTGGGCGCGGGGGCGGGCTTTCCGGGGCTGCCGCTGAAGCTGGCGCGGCCGGCGCTGGCGGTGACGCTGGTGGACGCGGTGGGCAAGAAGGTGGGCTTTCTCAAGGCGGCCATCGCGGTGCTGGGGCTGAAGGAGGCGCGGGGGCTGCACCTGCGCGCCGAGGGCGGCCCGGAGCGCGAGGGGATTCCGCGCGCGGAAGTCCTCATCGCCCGGGCCTTCATGGACCTGCCGGACTGGCTCGCGCTGGCCCCCGCGTACGTGCAGCCCGGAGGGCGCGTGGTGGCGATGCTCGGCAAGGCGCAGCCCGAGTCCGAGCTGACGGCGCGCGCCACCGAGCGGGGGCTGCGCGTGGTGTCCTCGCGCCAGTACCGGCTGCCGTTCTCCGGCGCCGAGCGCCAGGTGGCCGTGTTCTCCCAGGCCTGA
- a CDS encoding serine/threonine protein kinase, translating into MERTRGGPGEVEREGLEGGVRELSCPACAQPVEAPFCGQCGAVVRVGPYRILRVLSHDGRGRTYLAQGPEGRMVLRERCFSAEPSPADLRGMQLELQRLQALAHPCVPRYLEVLLSGSGADTRAYRVQEYIEGTSLEEDFACGRLTETEAQGLAVQVLGLLRYLQERTPPLVHGDLKPSNLIRRADGALFLVDFGMGSGPMLPPGRAPSPYRPPEQGSGRADATTDLFALGVLLKQGLTGAAPGSPSPPPAVSPPFARLLERLSAPDRRARFSSAYEAMRALEPSVLPPRRRTPLLKVALLGTGVCLTALGVGLFLKKLSPLSGFRPGVDVSALAAPGPQSMAPGPPVRHGSPPSSRARRQPTLPTRSMGFAYDQGQKPGSMKIPLQGMETLEPQHTPKRCEWAQRGTATSSIHVPGQEPKAVLDHDPDTAWHSTAQPTWLRVDLPKEVELNALVLTWAVTGPGRTSAEGILETSLDGRTWEPMFAVTNTAAENDVPHLIQFARRPIQSVRFKVRLSGSDLLSVRSLELYGSGCSLRGPDLAP; encoded by the coding sequence ATGGAGCGGACGCGCGGGGGGCCGGGTGAAGTGGAGCGGGAGGGGCTGGAGGGAGGAGTCCGGGAGCTGTCCTGCCCGGCCTGCGCCCAGCCCGTGGAGGCCCCCTTCTGTGGCCAGTGCGGCGCCGTGGTCCGGGTGGGGCCCTACCGCATCCTCCGGGTGCTGAGCCACGACGGCAGGGGGCGCACGTACCTGGCCCAGGGGCCCGAGGGGCGGATGGTCCTCCGGGAGCGCTGCTTCTCCGCCGAGCCCTCCCCCGCGGACCTTCGCGGCATGCAGCTCGAGCTTCAGCGGCTCCAGGCCCTCGCCCACCCCTGCGTTCCCCGCTACCTGGAGGTGCTCCTCAGCGGCAGCGGCGCGGACACCCGGGCCTACCGGGTGCAGGAGTACATCGAGGGCACCTCCCTGGAAGAGGACTTCGCCTGCGGGCGGCTCACCGAGACGGAGGCCCAGGGGCTCGCGGTCCAGGTCCTGGGGCTGCTGCGCTACCTCCAGGAGCGCACCCCGCCCCTCGTCCATGGGGACCTGAAGCCCTCGAACCTCATCCGCCGCGCCGATGGCGCCCTGTTCCTGGTGGACTTCGGCATGGGCTCCGGCCCCATGCTCCCGCCGGGCCGGGCCCCCTCTCCTTATCGTCCGCCCGAGCAGGGCTCCGGCAGGGCCGATGCCACCACGGACCTGTTCGCGCTGGGGGTCCTCCTGAAGCAGGGGCTCACGGGCGCGGCGCCTGGGAGCCCCTCCCCTCCCCCCGCGGTGTCTCCCCCCTTTGCCCGGCTCCTGGAGCGGCTCTCCGCCCCGGACCGGCGCGCGCGGTTCTCCTCCGCCTACGAGGCGATGCGGGCCCTGGAGCCCTCTGTTCTTCCCCCCCGGCGGCGGACCCCGCTCCTGAAGGTGGCCCTGCTCGGCACCGGCGTGTGCCTCACCGCCCTGGGGGTGGGGCTGTTCCTGAAGAAGCTCTCCCCGCTGTCTGGGTTCCGGCCCGGCGTGGACGTCTCCGCGCTGGCGGCTCCGGGCCCCCAGTCCATGGCCCCGGGGCCTCCCGTGCGGCACGGCTCCCCGCCCTCGTCCCGCGCACGAAGGCAACCCACCCTTCCGACGCGGTCGATGGGCTTCGCGTATGACCAGGGACAAAAACCGGGCTCGATGAAGATCCCGCTCCAGGGCATGGAGACCCTGGAGCCCCAGCACACCCCCAAACGGTGTGAGTGGGCCCAGCGCGGCACGGCCACCTCCTCCATTCATGTGCCCGGTCAGGAGCCCAAGGCCGTCCTGGATCACGATCCGGACACCGCCTGGCACAGCACCGCTCAGCCCACGTGGCTCCGGGTGGACCTCCCGAAGGAGGTGGAGCTCAATGCCCTGGTGCTCACCTGGGCGGTGACGGGGCCCGGCCGCACGAGCGCCGAGGGCATCCTGGAGACCAGCCTGGATGGCAGGACCTGGGAGCCGATGTTCGCCGTGACGAACACCGCCGCCGAGAACGACGTGCCGCACCTCATTCAGTTCGCCCGCCGCCCCATCCAGTCCGTGCGCTTCAAGGTGCGCCTGTCGGGCTCGGACCTGCTCAGCGTCCGTTCGCTGGAACTCTACGGCAGCGGCTGCTCCCTGCGCGGCCCGGACCTGGCTCCCTGA
- a CDS encoding ParA family protein produces the protein MGRIICISNQKGGVGKTTTAINLAASLASAERRTLLVDMDPQGNAGSGLGLKREALQGTVYDAILGGRPMRELLHPTELRFLQVVPATPDLTGAEVELVNQERREFRLREALRPLADDYDYILIDCPPSLGLLTLNALVAADSVLIPLQCEYYALEGLSQLTHTVDLVQQGLNPGLKMEGILLTMFDSRANIANQVVEEARGYFKDQVFTAVVPRNVRLAECPSFGKPIILYDIKSKGCESYLALGREIMNREGHKPSKRHVA, from the coding sequence GTGGGTCGAATCATCTGCATCTCGAACCAGAAGGGCGGCGTGGGCAAGACGACCACCGCCATCAACCTCGCGGCGAGCCTGGCCTCGGCCGAGCGCCGCACCCTGCTGGTGGACATGGACCCCCAGGGCAACGCGGGCAGTGGGCTGGGGCTGAAGCGCGAGGCGCTCCAGGGCACCGTCTATGACGCCATCCTCGGCGGGCGCCCCATGCGGGAGCTGCTCCACCCCACCGAGCTGCGCTTCCTCCAGGTGGTGCCCGCCACGCCGGACCTCACCGGCGCGGAGGTGGAGCTCGTCAACCAGGAGCGCCGCGAGTTCCGCCTGCGCGAGGCGCTGCGCCCGCTGGCCGACGACTACGACTACATCCTCATCGACTGCCCGCCGTCCCTGGGCCTGCTCACGCTCAACGCGCTGGTGGCCGCCGACTCGGTGCTCATCCCGCTGCAGTGCGAGTACTACGCGCTGGAGGGGCTCTCGCAGCTCACGCACACGGTGGACCTGGTGCAGCAGGGGCTCAACCCGGGGCTGAAGATGGAGGGCATCCTGCTCACCATGTTCGACTCGCGCGCCAACATCGCCAACCAGGTGGTGGAGGAGGCCCGGGGCTACTTCAAGGACCAGGTGTTCACCGCGGTGGTGCCGCGCAACGTGCGGCTCGCGGAGTGCCCGTCCTTCGGCAAGCCCATCATCCTCTATGACATCAAGTCCAAGGGCTGTGAGAGCTACCTGGCCCTGGGCCGGGAAATCATGAACCGCGAGGGCCACAAGCCCTCCAAGCGCCACGTGGCCTGA
- a CDS encoding ParB/RepB/Spo0J family partition protein, translated as MLNAGDKHKRALGRGLSALIPQAAPTPAAGTAEAPKAGVLKLPIEAIQRDTAQPRRYFDETKLAELTESIKAQGLLQPVLVRKDGQGYKLIAGERRWRAAQAAGLHEVPAIVREVTEGQAFELALVENLQRSDLNPMEEAEGYQRLVEEFKLTQEQVSQRVGKERSTVANALRLLGLPDDVKALVAEGALSMGHARALLGVPRLPELQALASRVVEQKLSVRDTEKLVQQKRPTKKEPAKASKQSPQVKALVEELQRLLGTKVRLSEKGQGKGTLEVDFFSYDDLDRLLKLLRKE; from the coding sequence GTGCTGAACGCAGGCGACAAACACAAGCGGGCGCTGGGCCGGGGGCTCTCGGCGCTGATTCCGCAGGCGGCCCCCACCCCCGCCGCGGGCACCGCCGAGGCGCCCAAGGCCGGGGTGCTGAAGCTGCCCATCGAGGCCATCCAACGCGACACGGCCCAGCCGCGCCGCTACTTCGACGAGACGAAGCTCGCGGAGCTCACCGAGTCCATCAAGGCGCAGGGGCTGCTCCAGCCGGTGCTCGTGCGCAAGGACGGGCAGGGCTACAAGCTCATCGCGGGCGAGCGGCGCTGGCGCGCGGCGCAGGCGGCGGGGCTGCACGAGGTGCCCGCCATCGTGCGCGAAGTCACCGAAGGGCAGGCCTTCGAGCTGGCGCTGGTGGAGAACCTCCAGCGCTCGGACCTGAACCCCATGGAAGAGGCGGAGGGCTACCAGCGCCTGGTGGAGGAGTTCAAGCTGACGCAGGAGCAGGTGAGCCAGCGCGTGGGCAAGGAGCGCTCCACGGTGGCCAACGCCCTGCGCCTCTTGGGCCTGCCGGACGATGTGAAGGCGCTCGTGGCCGAAGGGGCGCTGAGCATGGGCCATGCGCGCGCGCTGCTCGGGGTGCCCCGGCTCCCGGAGCTCCAGGCGCTGGCGAGCCGCGTGGTGGAGCAGAAGCTCTCGGTGCGCGACACCGAGAAGCTCGTGCAGCAGAAGCGGCCCACGAAGAAGGAGCCCGCGAAGGCCTCCAAGCAGAGCCCTCAGGTGAAGGCGCTGGTGGAGGAGCTGCAGCGGCTGCTCGGCACCAAGGTCCGCCTGTCCGAAAAAGGCCAAGGAAAAGGGACCCTGGAGGTGGACTTCTTCTCGTACGATGACCTCGACCGGTTGTTGAAGCTTCTGAGGAAGGAGTAG
- the bacM gene encoding bactofilin BacM codes for MALLGGKKEETLSTTISKPLFKREEDSVSMRPGDIHTLLGKGSEFEGKLTFEGQVRIDGKFNGQIFTKDSLVIGDGARVQAEIHAGTVIIHGTVEGNVKATQLIELKQPGRVKGNLEAPTLSMDRGVIFEGTLKMENLGNASKAPPPPGGDKK; via the coding sequence GTGGCGCTCCTTGGCGGGAAAAAAGAAGAGACACTCAGCACCACCATCAGCAAGCCATTGTTCAAGCGGGAGGAGGATTCCGTGTCGATGCGTCCAGGGGACATTCACACGCTGCTCGGGAAGGGGAGTGAGTTCGAAGGCAAGCTCACCTTCGAGGGGCAGGTGCGGATCGACGGTAAGTTCAACGGGCAGATTTTCACCAAGGACTCCCTCGTCATCGGGGATGGGGCGCGCGTCCAGGCGGAGATCCACGCCGGTACCGTCATCATCCACGGAACGGTGGAGGGCAACGTGAAGGCCACGCAGCTCATCGAGCTCAAGCAGCCGGGGCGCGTGAAGGGCAACCTGGAGGCGCCGACGCTCTCCATGGACCGGGGCGTCATCTTCGAGGGCACGCTGAAGATGGAGAACCTGGGCAACGCCTCGAAGGCGCCTCCCCCGCCCGGCGGCGACAAGAAGTAG
- the egtD gene encoding L-histidine N(alpha)-methyltransferase, with protein sequence MSEHHPAEAEGPCHGLVSVEVHLHPDEARRALHQEALTGLCLHPKELSPKWLYDERGSQLFDDITRLPEYYPTRREREILHAHAYEVARLSGAVTLIELGSGTSEKTRLLLDALRATGSLQRFVPFDVSEPFLRRAAATLAHDYPGLHVHAVVGDFERHLAHLPRGGRRLVAFLGGTIGNFKPEARARFFQDVADQLAPGDGLLLGTDLIKDRARLFAAYNDSAGVTAEFNRNVLRVLNRELGADFDVDAFSHLAPFDEEQGWIEMRLVSRRAQQVRLPALQRSTVFEAGEVLRTEVSCKFRPRQVEAELSAVGLQLAARWTDRAEDFALSLAFKH encoded by the coding sequence CGAGCACCATCCCGCGGAAGCCGAGGGCCCCTGTCACGGCCTCGTCTCGGTGGAGGTTCACCTGCACCCGGACGAGGCCCGGCGCGCGCTGCACCAGGAGGCGTTGACGGGGCTGTGCCTCCACCCCAAGGAGCTGTCCCCCAAGTGGCTCTATGACGAGCGCGGCAGCCAGCTCTTCGACGACATCACCCGCCTGCCCGAGTACTACCCCACCCGCCGCGAGCGGGAGATTCTCCACGCCCACGCCTACGAGGTGGCCCGGCTCAGTGGCGCCGTCACCCTCATCGAGCTGGGCAGCGGCACCAGCGAGAAGACCCGCCTGCTGCTGGATGCGTTGCGCGCCACCGGCTCGCTCCAGCGCTTCGTCCCCTTCGATGTGAGTGAGCCCTTCCTCCGGCGCGCCGCCGCCACGCTCGCCCACGACTACCCCGGCCTGCACGTACACGCCGTGGTGGGCGACTTCGAGCGGCACCTCGCCCACCTGCCCCGGGGCGGGCGCCGGCTCGTGGCCTTCCTGGGCGGCACCATCGGCAACTTCAAGCCCGAGGCCCGCGCGCGCTTCTTCCAGGACGTCGCGGATCAGCTCGCCCCGGGCGATGGGCTGCTGCTCGGCACGGACCTCATCAAGGACCGCGCCCGCCTCTTCGCCGCCTACAACGACAGCGCCGGGGTGACCGCTGAGTTCAACCGCAACGTGCTGCGCGTGCTCAACCGCGAGCTGGGCGCGGACTTCGACGTGGACGCCTTCTCCCACCTGGCGCCCTTCGACGAGGAGCAGGGCTGGATCGAAATGCGCCTCGTGTCCCGGCGCGCCCAGCAGGTGCGGCTGCCCGCGCTCCAGCGCTCGACGGTGTTCGAGGCGGGCGAGGTGCTGCGCACGGAGGTGAGTTGCAAGTTCCGCCCTCGGCAGGTGGAGGCGGAGCTCTCGGCGGTGGGCCTTCAGCTCGCCGCGCGGTGGACGGATCGCGCGGAGGACTTCGCCCTCTCGCTGGCCTTCAAGCACTGA